The following coding sequences are from one Ammospiza caudacuta isolate bAmmCau1 chromosome 10, bAmmCau1.pri, whole genome shotgun sequence window:
- the LOC131562072 gene encoding LOW QUALITY PROTEIN: thrombopoietin receptor-like (The sequence of the model RefSeq protein was modified relative to this genomic sequence to represent the inferred CDS: deleted 2 bases in 1 codon) has product MNKHIPTLHTVYEVWGTIQNNVLTSLRLVQANTWVVLRGLEPGVRYHIYQLCSKPDGTSMDGVWGPWSQALAAETPHSSGDIGLCCRTPDLRHVRCERGWDPAEPHSSHQLLYRPPPSGAGTREDAWQQCDEVSRGAQGTYACTFQPKAGSAISVLVNVTRTHMLPTLSYFKEPFWLHQAVLTDAPQLVQATASQGRLSLQWLPPLELPAEQLDYQVRYAMENSHDWKVLQVPRAARNEVLELRPGSRYPAQVRAQPSGPWYRGSWSAGPKPVVVDAVADAGWLIPSVTVVPLLFSAALLGLRCTFPSLYSNMKQKLWPPVPELHRALGSFLQESSKHGQVSHAFNKQPPEETVLPCLLEVLPGPRREAGPPPEHAGGLLSSTDIANQSYLLMSGWEPRAATTAPTPP; this is encoded by the exons atgaacaagcacatacctactctaCACACCGTGTATGAAGTATGGGGGACAATTCAGAACAACgttctcacctcgctg aggctggtccaGGCCAACACTTGGGTGGTGCTCCGGGGCCTGGAGCCAGGGGTGAGGTACCACATC TACCAGCTGTGCAGCAAGCCCGACGGTACCTCCATGGACGGCGTCTGGGGGCCCTGGTcgcaggctctggctgcagagaccccccactcctccg gagacatcgggctgtgctgcagaaccccTGACCTGCGGCACGTGCGCTGCGAGCGGggctgggaccctgcagagccccacagctcccaccagctcctctacCGGCCACCTccgagcggggctggcacaag GGAAGATGCATGGCAACAGTGCGATGAGGTaagcaggggggcacagggcacctatgcctgcaccttccagcccaaggctggcagtgccatctctgTCCTGGTGAATGTCACCAGGACCCACATGCTGCCCACACTCAGCTACTTCAAGGAGCCCTTTTggctgcaccaggctg tgctcacagatGCCCCACAGCTTGTGCAGGCAACAGCGTCGCAGGGCCGGCTgagcctgcagtggctgccgcccctggagctgcctgcagagcagctggactaCCAGGTCCGCTATGCCATGGAGAACAGCCATGACTGGAAG GTCCTGCAGGTTCCGCGAGCAGCGAGGAACGAGGTCCTGGAGCTGCGGCCAGGCTCCCGCTACCCCGCGCAGGTGCGGGCCCAGCCCAGCGGGCCGTGGTACCGGGGCAGCTGGAGCGCCGGGCCCAAACCCGTTGTGGTTGATGCCGTGGCCGATGCgg GCTGGCTCATCCCCAGTGTTACGGTGGTGccgctgctcttctcagcagcgctcctggggctgcgctgcaccttcccctccctctacag CAACATGAAGCAGAAACTCTGGCCGCCCGTTCCTGAGCTGCACcgtgctctgggcagcttcctccaggaaagcagcaaacacGGCCAGGTGA GCCATGCCTTCAACAAGCAGCCGCCGGAGGAGaccgtcctgccctgcctgctggaggtgctgcccggcccgcggcgTGAGGCGGGCCCGCCGCCGGAGCACGCTGGGGGCCTCCTGTCCAGCACTGACATCGCCAACCAGTCCTACCTGCTCATGAGCGGCTGGGAGCCGCGGGCAGCCACGACCGCCCCCACCCCGCCATAA